In Apostichopus japonicus isolate 1M-3 chromosome 3, ASM3797524v1, whole genome shotgun sequence, a single genomic region encodes these proteins:
- the LOC139964609 gene encoding uncharacterized protein isoform X1: protein MMNQFAVVEFVAEGSVEVVSRKWIAGSGENLHCYWPRNNATLKAKRGEIPDPERWSKHKVRVFRFVGRDNCKKAQKLSRLAEETSNIDSEGESLQTSSRKRTAPARFVSSGSESDGDDENEDNPENAMSAPVAAFPKPPVISGIRQKRQLIGSIDAVSHRSLSTWKKSIPGSNSQQHPDIFPPPTVPSPQEPPPPTTPTNAVTLVSPRRASQSNMQENLELTVLMKPDTIIENQKEGLSLLRTLARNRHVASDEVMLEEIFVVKMTTVQQMNELPEKLKEENYKKKLVNLNTNLLRVTIKEM from the exons atg ATGAATCAATTTGCAGTGGTGGAGTTTGTGGCTGAGGGGTCTGTGGAAGTTGTAAGCAGAAAATGGATTGCAGGTAGTGGTGAA AATCTGCACTGTTATTGGCCAAGaaacaatgccactttaaaggCCAAAAGAGGGGAAATTCCTGATCCAGAAAGATGGTCGAAGCACAAAGTGCGTGTGTTTCGTTTCGTTGGTAG AGACAACTGTAAAAAGGCACAGAAACTGTCACGGCTGGCCGAGGAAACTTCCAACATAGATTCTGAAGGGGAAAGCCTTCAGACCAGCTCAAGAAAGAGAACTGCACCAGCAAGATTTGTATCCAGTGGTTCTGAGAGTGATGGCGACG ATGAAAATGAAGACAACCCTGAAAACGCCATGTCAGCACCAGTTGCAGCCTTTCCAAAGCCTCCAGTTATTTCAGGCATCCGTCAAAAGAGGCAGCTCATAGGATCCATAG ATGCTGTGTCACACAGATCTCTTTCAACCTGGAAAAAGAGCATTCCTGGGTCAAATTCACAACAAC ATCCTGACATTTTTCCGCCTCCAACTGTGCCTTCACCGCAagaaccaccaccaccaaccacCCCCACAAATGCAGTCACTTTGGTGTCTCCTAGAAGGGCTTCACAAAGCAACATGCAAGAAA ACCTCGAATTGACTGTACTAATGAAACCGGATACCATTATTGAAAACCAGAAGGAAGGGCTGTCACTGCTGCGGACCCTGGCTAGAAATCGGCATGTTGCTTCTGATGAAGTAATGTTGGAGGAAATTTTTGTAGTAAAAATGACAACAGTTCAACAGATGAATGAACTGCCTGAAAaactaaaagaagaaaactaCAAGAAAAAATTGGTAAACTTAAACACAAATTTATTACGAGTTACAATTAAAGAAATGTAA
- the LOC139964609 gene encoding uncharacterized protein isoform X3, protein MMNQFAVVEFVAEGSVEVVSRKWIAGSGENLHCYWPRNNATLKAKRGEIPDPERWSKHKVRVFRFVDENEDNPENAMSAPVAAFPKPPVISGIRQKRQLIGSIDAVSHRSLSTWKKSIPGSNSQQHPDIFPPPTVPSPQEPPPPTTPTNAVTLVSPRRASQSNMQENLELTVLMKPDTIIENQKEGLSLLRTLARNRHVASDEVMLEEIFVVKMTTVQQMNELPEKLKEENYKKKLVNLNTNLLRVTIKEM, encoded by the exons atg ATGAATCAATTTGCAGTGGTGGAGTTTGTGGCTGAGGGGTCTGTGGAAGTTGTAAGCAGAAAATGGATTGCAGGTAGTGGTGAA AATCTGCACTGTTATTGGCCAAGaaacaatgccactttaaaggCCAAAAGAGGGGAAATTCCTGATCCAGAAAGATGGTCGAAGCACAAAGTGCGTGTGTTTCGTTTCGTTG ATGAAAATGAAGACAACCCTGAAAACGCCATGTCAGCACCAGTTGCAGCCTTTCCAAAGCCTCCAGTTATTTCAGGCATCCGTCAAAAGAGGCAGCTCATAGGATCCATAG ATGCTGTGTCACACAGATCTCTTTCAACCTGGAAAAAGAGCATTCCTGGGTCAAATTCACAACAAC ATCCTGACATTTTTCCGCCTCCAACTGTGCCTTCACCGCAagaaccaccaccaccaaccacCCCCACAAATGCAGTCACTTTGGTGTCTCCTAGAAGGGCTTCACAAAGCAACATGCAAGAAA ACCTCGAATTGACTGTACTAATGAAACCGGATACCATTATTGAAAACCAGAAGGAAGGGCTGTCACTGCTGCGGACCCTGGCTAGAAATCGGCATGTTGCTTCTGATGAAGTAATGTTGGAGGAAATTTTTGTAGTAAAAATGACAACAGTTCAACAGATGAATGAACTGCCTGAAAaactaaaagaagaaaactaCAAGAAAAAATTGGTAAACTTAAACACAAATTTATTACGAGTTACAATTAAAGAAATGTAA
- the LOC139964609 gene encoding uncharacterized protein isoform X2, which produces MNQFAVVEFVAEGSVEVVSRKWIAGSGENLHCYWPRNNATLKAKRGEIPDPERWSKHKVRVFRFVGRDNCKKAQKLSRLAEETSNIDSEGESLQTSSRKRTAPARFVSSGSESDGDDENEDNPENAMSAPVAAFPKPPVISGIRQKRQLIGSIDAVSHRSLSTWKKSIPGSNSQQHPDIFPPPTVPSPQEPPPPTTPTNAVTLVSPRRASQSNMQENLELTVLMKPDTIIENQKEGLSLLRTLARNRHVASDEVMLEEIFVVKMTTVQQMNELPEKLKEENYKKKLVNLNTNLLRVTIKEM; this is translated from the exons ATGAATCAATTTGCAGTGGTGGAGTTTGTGGCTGAGGGGTCTGTGGAAGTTGTAAGCAGAAAATGGATTGCAGGTAGTGGTGAA AATCTGCACTGTTATTGGCCAAGaaacaatgccactttaaaggCCAAAAGAGGGGAAATTCCTGATCCAGAAAGATGGTCGAAGCACAAAGTGCGTGTGTTTCGTTTCGTTGGTAG AGACAACTGTAAAAAGGCACAGAAACTGTCACGGCTGGCCGAGGAAACTTCCAACATAGATTCTGAAGGGGAAAGCCTTCAGACCAGCTCAAGAAAGAGAACTGCACCAGCAAGATTTGTATCCAGTGGTTCTGAGAGTGATGGCGACG ATGAAAATGAAGACAACCCTGAAAACGCCATGTCAGCACCAGTTGCAGCCTTTCCAAAGCCTCCAGTTATTTCAGGCATCCGTCAAAAGAGGCAGCTCATAGGATCCATAG ATGCTGTGTCACACAGATCTCTTTCAACCTGGAAAAAGAGCATTCCTGGGTCAAATTCACAACAAC ATCCTGACATTTTTCCGCCTCCAACTGTGCCTTCACCGCAagaaccaccaccaccaaccacCCCCACAAATGCAGTCACTTTGGTGTCTCCTAGAAGGGCTTCACAAAGCAACATGCAAGAAA ACCTCGAATTGACTGTACTAATGAAACCGGATACCATTATTGAAAACCAGAAGGAAGGGCTGTCACTGCTGCGGACCCTGGCTAGAAATCGGCATGTTGCTTCTGATGAAGTAATGTTGGAGGAAATTTTTGTAGTAAAAATGACAACAGTTCAACAGATGAATGAACTGCCTGAAAaactaaaagaagaaaactaCAAGAAAAAATTGGTAAACTTAAACACAAATTTATTACGAGTTACAATTAAAGAAATGTAA